In Massilia forsythiae, one DNA window encodes the following:
- a CDS encoding DnaJ domain-containing protein: MENLYAILGVAPNATDDDIKKVYRSLAMRYHPDRNQAPGAEARFKAVTKAYEILSDRAKREEYNQSVNHRIVLDAEGEAFELWRSLFALNGVNLHA, from the coding sequence GTGGAAAATTTATACGCGATCCTCGGCGTCGCGCCGAACGCCACCGACGACGACATCAAGAAGGTTTATCGCTCGCTGGCGATGCGCTATCACCCGGACCGGAATCAGGCGCCGGGCGCGGAAGCGCGTTTCAAGGCGGTCACCAAGGCCTACGAGATCCTGTCCGACCGCGCCAAGCGCGAGGAATACAACCAGAGCGTCAATCACCGCATCGTGCTGGATGCGGAAGGGGAGGCGTTCGAATTGTGGCGCTCCCTGTTCGCGCTGAACGGCGTGAACCTGCATGCCTGA
- a CDS encoding glutamine--tRNA ligase/YqeY domain fusion protein, with the protein MSNDKNSAAPSPSAAPSSNFVRSIVDADLAAGTHSRPGMPSVITRFPPEPNGYLHVGHAKSICLNFGLARDYQGRCHLRFDDTNPEKEDQEYVDTIMDSVKWLGFSWEQGGQEYLHYASDYFGKLYEMAEYLIKTGKAYVDSQSAEEMAKNRGNFGTPGTNSPFRDRPADESLQLFRDMKAGKYKDGEHILRAKMSEDAMASPIMTNRDPALYRIRHAHHHRTGDEWCIYPMYDYTHPISDALEDITHSLCTLEFTDHRPFYDWLVETLAEGGFFTRPVPRQYEFSRLNLTYVVTSKRKLRQLVDDGVVAGWDDPRMPTIVGLRRRGYTPEAIQLFCERIGVSKADGWIDMSTLEGALRDDLDPKAPRAIAVLRPLKLIVDNFPEGDTVECNAPVHPHHPEWGTRSFPFTRELWIEQEDFMETPTKGYFRFTPPSADKPGARVRLKYGFVAECTGFDKDEHGNVTAVHVNYFPDSKSGTPGADNYKVKGNITWVSASHALAAEVRLYDRLFLEAQPDAGGKDFMSALNPNALETVNAFVEPGLQDAAADQRFQFERHGYFVADRVDSVAGKPVFNRVTTLKDSWGK; encoded by the coding sequence ATGAGCAACGACAAGAACTCCGCGGCGCCCAGCCCGTCGGCGGCGCCGTCTTCGAATTTCGTGCGGTCGATCGTCGACGCCGACCTGGCCGCCGGCACCCACAGCCGCCCCGGCATGCCTTCGGTCATCACCCGCTTCCCGCCGGAGCCGAACGGCTACCTGCACGTCGGCCACGCCAAGTCGATCTGCCTGAACTTCGGCCTGGCGCGCGACTACCAGGGCCGCTGCCACCTGCGTTTCGACGACACCAATCCGGAAAAGGAAGACCAGGAATACGTCGACACGATCATGGACAGCGTCAAGTGGCTCGGCTTTTCGTGGGAGCAAGGCGGCCAGGAATACCTGCACTACGCCAGCGACTACTTCGGCAAGCTGTACGAGATGGCCGAGTACCTGATCAAGACCGGCAAGGCCTACGTCGACAGCCAGAGCGCCGAGGAGATGGCGAAAAACCGCGGCAACTTCGGCACGCCGGGCACCAACTCGCCGTTCCGCGACCGTCCGGCGGACGAGTCGCTGCAATTGTTCCGCGACATGAAGGCCGGCAAGTACAAGGACGGCGAACACATCCTGCGCGCCAAGATGAGCGAGGATGCGATGGCCTCGCCGATCATGACCAACCGCGACCCGGCGCTGTATCGCATCCGCCACGCGCACCACCACCGCACCGGCGACGAGTGGTGCATCTACCCGATGTACGACTACACGCACCCGATCTCGGATGCGCTGGAAGACATCACCCACTCGCTGTGCACGCTGGAATTCACCGACCACCGCCCGTTCTACGACTGGCTGGTCGAGACCCTGGCCGAGGGCGGCTTCTTCACGCGTCCGGTGCCGCGCCAGTACGAATTCTCGCGCCTGAACTTGACCTACGTCGTTACCTCCAAGCGCAAGCTGCGCCAGCTGGTGGACGACGGCGTCGTCGCCGGCTGGGACGACCCGCGCATGCCGACCATCGTCGGCCTGCGCCGCCGCGGCTACACGCCGGAAGCGATCCAGCTGTTCTGCGAGCGCATCGGCGTTTCGAAGGCCGACGGCTGGATCGACATGAGCACGCTGGAAGGCGCGCTGCGCGACGACCTCGACCCGAAGGCGCCGCGCGCGATCGCCGTGCTGCGTCCATTGAAGCTGATCGTCGACAATTTCCCGGAAGGCGACACGGTCGAGTGCAACGCCCCGGTCCACCCGCACCATCCGGAATGGGGCACCCGCTCCTTCCCGTTCACCAGGGAACTGTGGATCGAGCAAGAAGACTTCATGGAAACCCCCACCAAGGGCTACTTCCGCTTCACGCCGCCGAGCGCCGACAAGCCGGGCGCGCGCGTGCGCCTGAAATACGGCTTCGTGGCCGAGTGCACCGGCTTCGACAAGGACGAGCACGGCAACGTCACCGCCGTGCACGTGAACTATTTCCCGGACTCGAAATCGGGCACGCCCGGCGCCGACAACTACAAGGTCAAGGGCAACATCACCTGGGTCAGCGCCTCGCACGCGCTGGCCGCCGAGGTGCGCCTGTACGACCGCCTGTTCCTGGAAGCGCAACCGGATGCCGGCGGCAAGGATTTCATGAGCGCGCTGAACCCGAACGCGCTGGAAACCGTGAACGCCTTCGTCGAACCGGGCTTGCAGGATGCCGCGGCCGACCAGCGCTTCCAGTTCGAGCGCCACGGTTACTTCGTGGCCGACCGTGTGGATTCGGTGGCGGGCAAGCCGGTGTTCAACCGGGTGACGACCTTGAAGGATAGCTGGGGCAAGTGA
- a CDS encoding sensor histidine kinase: MPSVLRDAFSITRISFWVGAVVSSLIGSSLYIFTQRSIESDAQERFNNHVKYAQSVVSVRVKSYTDLLRGTASMLQSLEKPTHRYFHEYVHGLQLEKNFPAIAGVNFAFYVTERQRPAFMAELRNEMHGYLKAPPPLDVSPPGPRTAYLIISYIEPDLFSTGHYGTDLMANRFFGKRLIQERDDGTIHATGTPIPVLSKPNDAHLGIRMPVYRFGAPTGTIEQRRAAYMGSLGIAVSLPKLLHGVIDEIPISGVRMTLYDVGNGFDINGREITDHPLALFDSRGSINDPTPPLDRGTDMFFTTLPLDFNGRPWKIVYSVPKYALHTDFDDYYPKMVMSFGFIGSMLLYALLRMLTSSRRAALVLAQEMTSELRESQNKLQLSHQKLRRLADHAYQIKELERKRIAREIHDDLGQNLLALRIEAEMLSSRTKGTQRLLHKRARATLIQIDTTIKSVRQIINDLRPTVLDLGLSAAVEWQVNQFQRRTGIRCEVNDEHGEISLPDHCATAFFRILQESLTNIVRHANATRVVVDLRLTSGWLSMTVRDNGCGLPPGGRNKYGSFGLVGIEERVLILGGTCAVFSEPAGGTTVMVSAPVSDPFPTTIPEQNERSVGSAVI, encoded by the coding sequence ATGCCGTCCGTGCTGCGTGATGCGTTTTCGATTACCCGCATCTCGTTCTGGGTTGGTGCAGTGGTGTCCTCACTGATCGGTAGTTCGCTATACATTTTTACCCAGCGATCGATCGAAAGCGATGCTCAGGAACGTTTCAACAACCACGTGAAGTATGCGCAGAGCGTGGTCAGCGTACGTGTCAAGTCATATACCGACCTGCTACGCGGGACCGCCAGTATGCTGCAAAGCCTGGAAAAACCCACGCATCGTTACTTTCACGAATACGTGCATGGACTACAACTGGAGAAGAATTTTCCTGCGATCGCGGGTGTGAATTTCGCCTTTTACGTCACCGAGCGCCAGCGTCCGGCTTTCATGGCCGAGTTGCGCAATGAGATGCACGGCTACTTGAAAGCACCGCCGCCATTGGATGTTTCTCCTCCCGGTCCGCGCACTGCCTACCTGATCATTTCATATATTGAGCCGGATTTATTCAGCACAGGTCATTACGGAACCGACCTGATGGCCAATCGCTTTTTCGGCAAGCGCCTGATCCAGGAGCGCGATGACGGCACGATACATGCGACAGGCACGCCGATTCCCGTTCTTTCCAAACCAAACGATGCACACCTGGGGATACGCATGCCGGTCTATCGCTTCGGCGCGCCGACTGGAACGATCGAACAACGCCGTGCCGCTTACATGGGATCCCTCGGAATCGCGGTTAGCCTCCCCAAATTGCTGCATGGCGTGATCGATGAAATTCCTATTTCAGGCGTACGGATGACACTCTATGATGTCGGAAATGGTTTCGACATCAATGGAAGAGAGATTACAGATCACCCGCTGGCATTGTTCGATAGCCGGGGAAGCATAAACGATCCCACGCCACCCCTCGACCGCGGTACGGACATGTTTTTTACCACGCTGCCTTTGGACTTCAATGGCCGTCCATGGAAGATCGTCTACAGCGTGCCAAAGTATGCTCTGCACACCGATTTCGATGACTACTACCCGAAAATGGTGATGTCGTTCGGGTTCATAGGGTCCATGCTGTTGTATGCATTGCTGCGCATGCTGACGTCATCGCGCCGAGCCGCACTGGTATTGGCCCAGGAGATGACCAGCGAGTTACGTGAAAGTCAAAACAAACTGCAGCTCTCTCATCAAAAATTACGCCGCCTGGCCGACCACGCCTATCAAATCAAAGAATTGGAACGGAAACGGATTGCTCGGGAAATTCATGACGACCTGGGTCAGAATTTGCTGGCACTACGCATCGAAGCAGAAATGCTGTCCTCGCGCACAAAAGGCACTCAGAGACTGCTCCACAAGAGGGCTCGAGCAACTCTCATACAGATCGACACCACAATCAAGAGTGTTCGCCAGATCATCAACGATTTGCGTCCAACTGTGCTCGACCTGGGATTGTCAGCCGCCGTCGAATGGCAAGTCAACCAGTTCCAGCGCCGCACCGGTATTCGATGCGAAGTAAATGATGAGCACGGCGAAATTTCCTTGCCTGATCACTGTGCCACCGCTTTTTTTCGCATATTACAAGAATCGCTTACGAATATCGTGCGACATGCGAACGCAACCAGAGTAGTGGTCGATTTGAGACTGACCAGCGGGTGGCTGTCGATGACTGTGAGGGATAACGGCTGCGGCCTGCCCCCTGGAGGACGCAATAAATACGGTTCTTTCGGACTGGTCGGCATTGAAGAGCGCGTATTGATCCTCGGCGGCACTTGTGCAGTATTCAGCGAACCTGCCGGTGGGACCACCGTGATGGTATCAGCACCCGTGTCAGACCCTTTTCCAACTACTATTCCAGAACAAAACGAACGTTCGGTCGGTTCGGCAGTTATCTGA
- a CDS encoding glycine-rich domain-containing protein, whose translation MNANNLFKATMELDLEPIKSKLMHVESGEGWSLEKTAAVEKEYRRFLCVMKMYPDEDTAPLVDVDTFWHYHILDTMKYAADCQQFFGYFLHHYPYVGMRGDDDEQFRVDSGERMRTLYEATFGEDYPGARADNRAAAYCAGPHISAMPTHGDGAVSGDTAYCAGPHIGKLAASGDSAVSGDTAYCAGPHIGKLAASGDSAVSGDTAYCAGPHIGKLAASGDSAVSGDTAYCAGPHIGKLAARGDGAVSGGTAYCAGPHIGKLAARGDGAVSGGTAYCASPHIGKVVALGDGAVSGDTAYCAGPHIGKLAARGDGAVSGDTAYCAGPHIGKRPTHKEHLIA comes from the coding sequence ATGAACGCGAATAACCTGTTTAAAGCAACAATGGAACTCGATCTGGAACCGATCAAAAGCAAACTGATGCATGTCGAGTCCGGAGAAGGCTGGAGCCTGGAAAAGACGGCAGCGGTGGAAAAAGAATATCGCCGTTTCCTGTGTGTGATGAAAATGTACCCTGACGAAGATACTGCTCCGCTCGTCGATGTGGACACGTTCTGGCACTACCACATCCTCGATACGATGAAGTATGCCGCCGACTGCCAGCAGTTCTTCGGTTATTTTCTGCATCACTACCCGTATGTCGGTATGCGCGGCGATGATGACGAACAGTTCCGCGTCGACAGCGGCGAGCGCATGCGCACGTTGTACGAAGCGACCTTCGGCGAAGATTATCCGGGTGCGCGTGCAGATAACCGTGCCGCCGCATACTGCGCAGGCCCGCATATCAGTGCAATGCCTACTCATGGCGACGGTGCTGTCAGCGGCGACACCGCCTACTGCGCCGGTCCACACATCGGCAAGCTGGCCGCAAGCGGCGACAGCGCCGTCAGCGGCGACACCGCCTACTGCGCCGGTCCACACATCGGCAAGCTAGCCGCAAGCGGCGACAGCGCCGTCAGCGGCGACACCGCCTACTGCGCCGGTCCTCACATCGGCAAGCTGGCCGCAAGCGGCGACAGCGCCGTCAGCGGCGACACCGCCTACTGCGCCGGTCCTCACATCGGCAAGCTGGCCGCACGCGGCGACGGTGCCGTCAGCGGCGGCACCGCCTACTGTGCCGGTCCGCATATCGGCAAGCTGGCCGCACGCGGCGACGGTGCCGTCAGCGGCGGCACCGCCTACTGTGCCAGTCCGCATATCGGCAAAGTGGTCGCACTCGGCGACGGCGCCGTCAGCGGAGATACTGCCTACTGCGCCGGTCCGCACATCGGCAAGCTGGCTGCACGCGGCGACGGCGCTGTCAGCGGAGATACTGCTTACTGCGCCGGCCCGCACATCGGAAAAAGGCCCACCCATAAGGAACATCTGATCGCTTGA